One Microvirga thermotolerans DNA window includes the following coding sequences:
- a CDS encoding GNAT family N-acetyltransferase: MEESVARETVELRSLGPQEARERIAALSAVLMDCVEGGASVSFMAPLTRDRADAFWTGVAEGVAAGERILIVAHDRDGDRILGTVQVVLRQPENQPHRADIAKMLVHRAARRRGLGAALMRAAEDAARAAGKSVLVLDTVTGGAAERLYTRLGWVPVGVIPNYALWPQGGFCDTTVFYKQIRPL; this comes from the coding sequence ATGGAAGAAAGCGTCGCGAGAGAAACCGTCGAACTGCGCTCCCTCGGCCCGCAGGAGGCCAGGGAGCGGATCGCCGCCCTGTCGGCCGTGCTCATGGACTGCGTCGAAGGCGGCGCGTCGGTGAGCTTCATGGCGCCCCTGACCCGCGACAGGGCCGACGCCTTCTGGACGGGCGTGGCCGAGGGCGTCGCGGCGGGCGAGCGCATCCTGATCGTGGCGCACGACCGGGACGGCGACCGGATCCTGGGCACGGTCCAGGTCGTGCTGCGGCAGCCCGAGAACCAGCCCCACCGGGCCGACATCGCCAAGATGCTGGTGCACCGCGCGGCGCGGCGGCGGGGCCTCGGCGCGGCCCTGATGCGCGCCGCGGAGGATGCCGCCCGTGCCGCCGGCAAGTCCGTCCTCGTGCTCGACACCGTAACCGGCGGCGCGGCGGAGCGCCTCTACACGCGCCTCGGCTGGGTGCCCGTCGGCGTCATCCCGAACTATGCCCTCTGGCCCCAGGGCGGCTTCTGCGACACGACGGTGTTCTACAAGCAGATCCGGCCCTTGTGA
- a CDS encoding ABC transporter permease, translating into MLRLVVSRLASLAVTLVAVSLAIFLILEVLPGDPAAIMLGTAAREDTLAALRQELGLDQPAPVRYLAWIGGLLHGDLGQSITYKMPVSTLVAERMAVTLPLSLLAILISTALALPLGVAAAARRDRLVDRAVLVFSQLGVAVPNFWIGLLFILFFATRLGWFPAGGFPGWNAGIGPALQALLLPALALALPQAAVLTRVTRSATLEVIGADFVRTARAKGVDRGATLRRHVVPNALIPVTTILGLQLSFFFGGAILVENVFNLPGLGRLAYQALNQRDLVVIKDIVLIFSGLVIVINFLVDIGYAILDPRLRSRA; encoded by the coding sequence ATGCTGCGCCTCGTCGTCTCCCGTCTCGCCTCGCTCGCCGTGACGCTCGTCGCGGTGTCGCTGGCGATCTTCCTGATCCTGGAGGTGCTGCCGGGCGACCCCGCCGCGATCATGCTGGGCACCGCCGCAAGGGAGGACACGCTCGCCGCCCTGCGGCAGGAGCTCGGGCTCGATCAGCCCGCGCCGGTGCGCTATCTCGCCTGGATCGGCGGATTGCTGCACGGCGACCTCGGGCAGTCCATCACCTACAAGATGCCGGTCTCGACCCTCGTGGCGGAGCGCATGGCGGTGACGCTGCCCTTGAGCCTCCTCGCCATCCTGATCTCGACGGCGCTGGCGCTCCCCCTCGGCGTGGCGGCCGCCGCGCGCCGGGACCGGCTCGTGGACAGGGCCGTGCTGGTGTTCAGCCAGCTCGGCGTGGCCGTGCCCAACTTCTGGATCGGCCTGCTCTTCATCCTGTTCTTCGCAACGCGGCTCGGCTGGTTCCCTGCCGGCGGCTTCCCGGGCTGGAACGCGGGCATCGGGCCCGCCCTGCAGGCGCTGCTCCTGCCCGCCCTCGCCCTCGCCCTGCCGCAGGCGGCGGTGCTCACCCGCGTCACGCGCTCGGCGACGCTGGAGGTAATCGGCGCGGATTTCGTGCGCACGGCACGGGCCAAGGGCGTCGACAGGGGCGCGACGCTGCGCCGGCACGTGGTGCCGAACGCGCTCATTCCCGTCACTACCATCCTCGGCCTGCAGCTCTCGTTCTTCTTCGGCGGAGCGATCCTGGTGGAGAACGTGTTCAACCTGCCCGGCCTCGGACGCCTTGCCTATCAGGCGCTGAACCAGCGCGACCTCGTGGTGATCAAGGACATCGTCCTGATCTTTTCCGGGCTCGTGATCGTCATCAACTTCCTGGTCGACATCGGCTACGCGATCCTCGACCCGCGCCTGAGGAGCCGCGCATGA
- a CDS encoding DUF6867 family protein, producing MQGILYEEPSIWLFLFVTVVLGGSAAWMTGRAIAITWRPFWQLLIYLLILAMAVRFIHFALFGGTLLSLHYYAIDAIVVLIIGALGFQYNRARQMTTQYRWLYERTGPFGWKEKTSHTNG from the coding sequence ATGCAGGGCATCCTCTACGAAGAGCCCTCGATCTGGCTCTTTCTGTTCGTCACCGTGGTGCTGGGCGGCTCCGCCGCCTGGATGACCGGGCGGGCCATCGCCATCACCTGGCGCCCGTTCTGGCAGCTCCTGATCTACCTGCTGATCCTGGCGATGGCGGTCCGGTTCATCCACTTCGCCCTGTTCGGGGGGACCCTGCTCTCCCTGCACTACTACGCCATCGACGCCATCGTGGTTCTGATCATCGGCGCGCTCGGGTTCCAGTACAACCGGGCGCGGCAGATGACGACCCAGTACCGCTGGCTCTACGAGCGGACCGGGCCGTTCGGATGGAAGGAAAAAACCTCTCATACGAACGGCTAA
- a CDS encoding branched-chain amino acid ABC transporter substrate-binding protein has translation MKKLLLTGVALGLGLAFSGAANAQIKIGVAGPITGPNAAFGAQLKNGVEQAVEDINAAGGINGQKLQIVVGDDVSDPKQGVSVANKFAAEGVKFVVGHFNSGVSIPASQVYEEAGIVQVTPASTNPQFTERGMWNTFRTCGRDDQQGLVAGSYLADKFKGKKVAVVHDKTPYGKGLADETQKAMNAKGLKEVVYEGINPGEKDYSALVSKLKQAGVDVVYFGGLHTEAGLIIRQMRDQGLNAPLMSGDGIVSAEFTSIAGPGAEGTLMTFAPDPRKNPNAKEVVAKFKAKNYDPEAYTLYSYAAAQILAEAAKQAGSTDGKKVADVMHSGKPFKTVIGDISFDKKGDITRPDYIMYVWKKGADGKIDYSGNEIGM, from the coding sequence ATGAAGAAATTGCTGTTGACCGGCGTTGCGCTCGGTCTTGGCCTCGCCTTCTCCGGCGCAGCCAACGCGCAGATCAAGATCGGCGTCGCCGGTCCCATCACGGGCCCGAATGCCGCTTTCGGCGCGCAGCTCAAGAACGGCGTCGAGCAGGCGGTCGAGGACATCAATGCGGCTGGCGGCATCAACGGCCAGAAGCTGCAGATCGTCGTCGGCGATGACGTTTCCGATCCCAAGCAGGGCGTCTCCGTGGCGAACAAGTTCGCCGCCGAGGGCGTGAAGTTCGTCGTCGGCCACTTCAACTCCGGCGTCTCGATCCCGGCTTCGCAGGTCTATGAGGAAGCCGGCATCGTGCAGGTCACCCCGGCCTCGACCAACCCGCAGTTCACCGAGCGCGGCATGTGGAACACCTTCCGCACCTGCGGCCGCGACGACCAGCAGGGCCTCGTCGCCGGCAGCTACCTCGCCGACAAGTTCAAGGGCAAGAAGGTCGCCGTCGTCCACGACAAGACCCCTTACGGCAAGGGCCTTGCCGACGAGACCCAGAAGGCGATGAACGCCAAGGGCCTCAAGGAGGTCGTGTATGAAGGCATCAACCCGGGCGAGAAGGACTACTCCGCTCTCGTCTCGAAGCTGAAGCAGGCCGGCGTCGACGTGGTCTATTTCGGCGGCCTCCATACGGAAGCCGGCCTCATCATCCGCCAGATGCGCGACCAGGGCCTCAACGCCCCGCTGATGTCGGGCGACGGCATCGTCTCGGCCGAGTTCACCTCGATCGCCGGCCCCGGCGCCGAGGGCACCCTGATGACCTTCGCGCCCGATCCGCGCAAGAATCCGAACGCGAAGGAAGTCGTGGCCAAGTTCAAGGCCAAGAACTACGACCCCGAGGCCTACACGCTCTACAGCTACGCCGCCGCCCAGATCCTGGCCGAAGCCGCGAAGCAGGCCGGCAGCACCGACGGCAAGAAGGTCGCCGACGTGATGCATTCGGGCAAGCCCTTCAAGACCGTGATCGGCGACATCTCCTTCGACAAGAAGGGCGACATCACCCGTCCGGACTACATCATGTACGTCTGGAAGAAGGGCGCCGACGGCAAGATCGACTACTCGGGCAACGAGATCGGCATGTAA
- a CDS encoding ABC transporter substrate-binding protein has product MSKRFLAAALIVSASVIPAYAAKTSLVIGMPIEPPGLDPTIAAPVAIREVTWANLYEGLVRIDRDGKVQPLLAKSWEIAPDGKTYTFRLQEGVKFHDGTTFDSADVKFAFDRARAPNSTNAQKQIFAPIESIETPDPATVVIKLKETSGNFLYYLGWGDAVIVAPETAENNKATPVGTGPFKFKSWTRGDRVELVRNADYWQKDKTKLESVTFRFINDPQAQVAALRAGDVDAFPNLGAPELFSELKKDPRFKAVAGNTEGEIVAGMNNAKKPFDDPRVRRALMHAVDRKALVEGAYSGYGQPIGSFFSPNHPAFVDMTGVVPYDPAKAKALLKEAGYGNGLSITIKAPQMAYASRSAELLAAMFAEVGVDMKIVPTEFPAKWIEEVFKNKDYDVTIVAHTEPLDIDIFARDNYYFNYKNDRFKTLIAEAARTTDEKARFAKYAEVQKILAEDVPALFLFQLPKLGVWNAKLKGLWENSPVPANDVTEVSWTD; this is encoded by the coding sequence ATGTCGAAGCGCTTTCTGGCCGCCGCCCTCATCGTTTCAGCCAGCGTCATCCCGGCCTACGCCGCGAAGACGTCCCTCGTGATCGGCATGCCCATCGAGCCGCCCGGCCTCGACCCCACCATCGCCGCGCCGGTGGCCATCCGCGAAGTGACCTGGGCCAACCTCTACGAAGGCCTGGTGCGCATCGACCGCGACGGCAAGGTGCAGCCGCTGCTGGCGAAGAGCTGGGAGATCGCGCCGGACGGGAAGACCTACACCTTCCGCCTGCAGGAGGGCGTGAAGTTCCACGACGGCACGACCTTCGATTCCGCCGACGTGAAGTTCGCCTTCGACCGCGCCCGCGCGCCGAACTCGACCAACGCGCAGAAGCAGATCTTCGCGCCCATCGAATCCATCGAGACGCCCGATCCCGCGACCGTGGTGATCAAGCTCAAGGAAACCTCCGGCAACTTCCTCTACTATCTCGGCTGGGGCGACGCGGTGATCGTCGCGCCCGAGACGGCGGAGAACAACAAGGCGACCCCCGTCGGCACCGGGCCGTTCAAGTTCAAGTCCTGGACCCGGGGCGACCGGGTCGAGCTCGTGCGCAACGCCGACTACTGGCAGAAGGACAAGACGAAGCTGGAGAGCGTCACCTTCCGCTTCATCAACGATCCGCAGGCCCAGGTCGCGGCCCTGCGCGCGGGCGACGTGGACGCGTTCCCCAATCTCGGCGCGCCGGAACTCTTCAGCGAGCTGAAGAAGGATCCGCGCTTCAAGGCGGTTGCCGGCAATACGGAAGGCGAGATCGTCGCCGGCATGAACAACGCCAAGAAGCCCTTCGACGACCCGCGCGTGCGCCGCGCCCTCATGCACGCGGTGGACCGCAAGGCCCTCGTGGAAGGCGCCTATTCCGGCTACGGTCAGCCCATCGGCAGCTTCTTCTCGCCCAACCATCCTGCCTTCGTGGACATGACCGGCGTCGTGCCCTACGACCCCGCGAAGGCCAAGGCGCTGTTGAAGGAGGCGGGCTACGGCAACGGCCTGTCCATCACCATCAAGGCGCCGCAGATGGCCTATGCCAGCCGCTCCGCGGAGCTCCTCGCCGCCATGTTCGCCGAGGTCGGCGTCGACATGAAGATCGTCCCCACCGAGTTCCCGGCCAAGTGGATCGAGGAGGTCTTCAAGAACAAGGACTACGACGTCACCATCGTGGCGCACACGGAGCCGCTCGACATCGATATCTTCGCCCGCGACAACTACTACTTCAATTACAAGAACGACAGGTTCAAGACGCTCATCGCCGAGGCCGCCAGGACGACGGACGAGAAGGCCCGCTTCGCCAAGTATGCGGAGGTGCAGAAGATCCTGGCCGAGGACGTGCCCGCGCTCTTCCTCTTCCAGCTTCCGAAGCTCGGCGTCTGGAACGCGAAGCTGAAAGGCCTATGGGAAAACTCCCCCGTTCCCGCGAACGACGTGACGGAGGTCTCCTGGACGGATTAG
- the livM gene encoding high-affinity branched-chain amino acid ABC transporter permease LivM — translation MNAPPITTSSAEQTAAPSRFDLGAALKDAFVTALITLGLSIPILSYKTDQSGADLYLTPRWGLVAIVCAIVFGLRLLQHAFMATRAARQALPDPHQATEPVHAEPSAYQKASRFAIPFFLGIAVAFPFLVYLIQGGLNESRYWVDLGILILTYVMLGWGLNIVVGLAGLLDLGYVAFYAVGAYSYALLSTHFGLSFWICLPLAGILAAFWGMILGFPVLRLRGDYLAIVTLAFGEIVRLVLINWVDLTNGGAGISSIPRATFFGIPFTAGEGGFASTFGLPFNGMHRMIFLYYLILALALLTNFVTMRLRRLPIGRAWEALREDEIACRSLGINTTNTKLTAFAIGAMFGGFAGSFFAVRQGFVSPESFNFLESAIILAIVVMGGMGSQIGVAIAALVLVGGPELLRNLGFLKAVFGEGFDPNEYRLLLFGMGMVAMMVWRPRGLISEREPSVILKERKAISASLVKEGHG, via the coding sequence ATGAACGCTCCTCCGATCACCACCTCCTCGGCCGAGCAGACGGCCGCGCCGAGCCGGTTCGATCTCGGCGCCGCCCTCAAGGACGCCTTCGTCACGGCGCTGATCACCCTCGGCCTGTCGATCCCGATCCTCTCCTACAAGACCGACCAGAGCGGCGCGGACCTCTACCTGACCCCGCGCTGGGGCCTCGTGGCCATCGTCTGCGCCATCGTCTTCGGGCTCCGGCTCCTCCAGCACGCCTTCATGGCGACCCGGGCGGCGCGGCAGGCGCTCCCCGATCCCCATCAGGCGACGGAGCCGGTCCATGCGGAGCCGAGCGCCTACCAGAAGGCCTCGCGCTTCGCGATTCCCTTCTTCCTGGGCATCGCGGTCGCCTTCCCGTTCCTGGTCTACCTGATCCAGGGCGGCCTCAACGAGTCCCGCTACTGGGTGGACCTCGGCATCCTCATCCTTACCTACGTGATGCTGGGATGGGGCCTCAACATCGTGGTCGGCCTCGCCGGCCTCCTCGACCTGGGCTACGTGGCCTTCTACGCGGTCGGCGCCTATTCCTACGCCCTGCTTTCCACCCATTTCGGCCTGTCCTTCTGGATCTGCCTGCCGCTCGCCGGCATCCTGGCGGCCTTCTGGGGCATGATCCTGGGCTTCCCGGTGCTGCGGCTGCGCGGCGACTATCTGGCCATCGTCACCCTCGCCTTCGGCGAGATCGTCCGCCTCGTGCTCATCAACTGGGTGGACCTGACCAACGGCGGCGCCGGCATCTCCTCGATCCCGCGCGCGACCTTCTTCGGCATCCCCTTCACGGCGGGCGAAGGCGGGTTCGCGAGCACCTTCGGGCTCCCGTTCAACGGCATGCACAGGATGATCTTCCTCTACTACCTCATCCTGGCGCTCGCCCTGCTCACCAACTTCGTGACCATGCGCCTGCGCCGCCTGCCCATCGGGCGGGCCTGGGAGGCGCTGCGCGAGGACGAGATCGCCTGCAGGTCGCTGGGCATCAACACCACCAACACCAAGCTGACGGCCTTCGCCATCGGCGCGATGTTCGGCGGCTTCGCGGGCTCGTTCTTCGCGGTCCGGCAGGGCTTCGTTTCCCCGGAGAGCTTCAACTTCCTGGAGTCGGCGATCATCCTCGCCATCGTGGTCATGGGCGGCATGGGCTCGCAGATCGGCGTCGCCATCGCCGCCCTGGTGCTGGTGGGCGGCCCCGAGCTGCTGCGCAACCTCGGCTTCCTCAAGGCCGTCTTCGGCGAGGGCTTCGACCCCAACGAGTACCGCCTCCTGCTCTTCGGCATGGGCATGGTCGCCATGATGGTGTGGCGCCCGCGCGGCCTGATCTCCGAACGCGAGCCTTCGGTCATCCTGAAGGAACGCAAGGCGATTTCGGCTTCGCTCGTGAAAGAAGGACACGGCTAA
- the metG gene encoding methionine--tRNA ligase has product MAKALITSALPYINGVKHLGNLAGSLLPADIHARFRRQIGDEVLFICATDEHGTPAELGAAEAGLAIREYCCRQHVLQANIYRRLNLSFDHFGRSSSRQNHALTQHFFRRLEENGFIEERVLHQFYSHEDGRFLPDRYVVGTCPHCGSQRARGDQCEDCARTLDPTDLIDPRSAISGSTDLEIRPSRHLFLKQTALVEELERWIATRTGWLSLVTSIARKWLDEGLQDRCITRDLDWGIPVPKPGYEGKVFYVWFDAPIAYIAATQEWAELNPETRDWRRWWQAEDVEYLQFLGKDNVPFHAVSFPCTLLGSREPWKTVDIIKGVNWLTFEGGKFSTSERRGVFLDEALDLLPADYWRWWLASNAPEGSDTDFTFDRFVQDVNNDLSDTFGNLVNRTLAFVTSRFQGVVPGTGAPSEAERQLEQDLAQHLDALRRHHATGSLRKAAEDVRAIWRLANGYFAAQAPWASFRTDPDRCRVTVRTAVNLVGVCATVAWPFIPSTAETVLASLGLPQGIPAWPAADSLRLVKAGSTIQTPPLLFRKLTQDWAEEQRNRFGRRTSAPWRAGPPS; this is encoded by the coding sequence ATGGCGAAGGCACTCATCACATCCGCGTTGCCGTACATCAACGGCGTCAAGCATCTCGGCAACCTGGCCGGTTCGCTGCTGCCGGCCGACATACATGCGCGGTTCCGACGTCAGATCGGCGATGAAGTCCTGTTCATCTGCGCAACCGACGAGCACGGCACCCCGGCCGAACTGGGAGCCGCCGAGGCCGGCCTCGCCATTCGGGAATATTGCTGTCGCCAGCATGTCCTGCAGGCGAACATCTACCGCCGCCTGAACTTGTCGTTCGACCACTTCGGACGCTCGTCCTCGCGACAGAACCACGCTCTCACCCAGCACTTCTTTCGACGGCTCGAGGAGAACGGGTTCATCGAGGAGCGCGTTCTCCACCAGTTCTACTCGCATGAGGACGGCCGCTTCCTGCCGGACCGCTATGTCGTCGGCACCTGTCCCCATTGCGGATCCCAGCGGGCGCGGGGAGACCAGTGCGAGGACTGCGCAAGGACCCTGGATCCGACCGACCTCATCGATCCCCGGTCGGCAATCTCCGGCAGCACGGACCTTGAAATCCGCCCGAGCCGCCATCTGTTCCTGAAGCAGACCGCCCTCGTGGAGGAGCTCGAAAGGTGGATCGCGACCCGAACGGGTTGGCTTTCCCTTGTCACCTCCATTGCCCGGAAATGGCTTGATGAAGGCCTTCAGGATCGCTGCATCACCCGCGATCTCGACTGGGGCATTCCTGTCCCGAAGCCCGGCTATGAAGGCAAAGTCTTCTATGTCTGGTTCGACGCGCCCATCGCCTACATTGCAGCGACTCAGGAATGGGCTGAGCTCAACCCCGAGACGCGCGACTGGCGCAGGTGGTGGCAGGCCGAGGACGTCGAATATCTCCAGTTCCTCGGCAAGGACAACGTACCGTTCCACGCCGTGAGCTTCCCCTGTACGTTGCTGGGCTCGAGGGAGCCGTGGAAGACGGTCGACATCATCAAGGGCGTGAACTGGCTCACCTTCGAAGGTGGAAAATTCTCGACGAGCGAGCGGCGGGGCGTATTTCTCGACGAAGCCCTCGATCTGCTGCCCGCGGACTACTGGCGCTGGTGGCTGGCCTCGAACGCGCCGGAAGGAAGCGATACCGACTTCACCTTCGATCGCTTCGTGCAGGATGTGAACAACGATCTTTCCGACACTTTCGGAAATCTGGTCAACCGGACACTCGCCTTTGTCACCTCCAGATTCCAGGGGGTCGTTCCCGGGACCGGGGCCCCATCCGAGGCGGAGAGGCAGTTGGAACAGGATCTGGCCCAGCACCTCGACGCCCTTAGACGCCACCACGCAACCGGCTCGCTGCGGAAGGCAGCGGAGGACGTGCGAGCAATCTGGCGGCTGGCAAACGGCTACTTTGCGGCTCAGGCTCCGTGGGCAAGCTTCCGGACGGATCCCGACCGCTGTCGCGTGACAGTCAGGACCGCCGTCAATCTTGTCGGAGTTTGCGCCACCGTCGCGTGGCCGTTCATCCCGAGCACGGCTGAGACGGTTCTGGCGTCCCTGGGCCTTCCACAAGGTATTCCAGCTTGGCCCGCGGCCGATTCGCTACGTCTCGTCAAGGCAGGCAGCACGATTCAAACCCCTCCGCTGTTGTTCCGCAAGCTCACGCAGGACTGGGCTGAGGAACAGCGGAACCGGTTCGGGAGACGCACTTCGGCGCCGTGGAGGGCAGGCCCTCCTTCGTAG
- a CDS encoding ABC transporter ATP-binding protein codes for MRWLQNPLLDVQHLTMRFGGLVAINDLSFQAGRGDITALIGPNGAGKTTVFNCITGFYKPTEGMIVLRKPDGGQLLLERLPGHNINWKGRVARTFQNIRLFSGMTVLENLLVAQHNSLMIASGFTFLGVLGVGGYRKAEKEAIDRARFWLEKTRLLHRADDPAGDLPYGDQRRLEIARAMCTDPLLLCLDEPAAGLNPRESLELNELLLSIRQDHGTSILLIEHDMSVVMEISDHVVVLDYGTKIADGTPAEVRSDPRVIAAYLGVADEEVEKVEAEIGA; via the coding sequence ATGCGCTGGCTCCAGAACCCCCTTCTCGACGTCCAGCATCTGACGATGCGCTTCGGCGGCCTCGTCGCCATCAACGACCTGTCCTTCCAGGCGGGACGCGGCGACATCACCGCCCTGATCGGCCCGAACGGCGCCGGCAAGACGACGGTGTTCAACTGCATCACCGGCTTCTACAAGCCGACCGAGGGCATGATCGTGCTCCGCAAGCCGGACGGCGGCCAGCTCCTGCTGGAGCGCCTGCCCGGCCACAACATCAACTGGAAGGGCCGGGTCGCCCGCACCTTCCAGAACATCCGCCTGTTCTCAGGGATGACCGTGCTCGAGAACCTGCTGGTGGCGCAGCACAACTCCCTCATGATCGCCTCGGGCTTCACCTTCCTGGGCGTGCTCGGGGTCGGCGGCTACCGCAAGGCGGAGAAGGAGGCCATCGACCGCGCCCGGTTCTGGCTGGAGAAGACCCGCCTGCTCCACCGGGCCGACGACCCGGCCGGCGACCTCCCCTACGGCGACCAGCGCCGGCTGGAGATCGCCCGCGCCATGTGCACGGACCCGCTCCTGCTCTGCCTGGACGAGCCCGCGGCGGGCCTCAACCCCCGCGAGTCCCTGGAGCTCAACGAGCTTCTCCTGTCGATCCGCCAGGATCACGGCACCTCGATCCTCCTCATCGAGCACGACATGTCGGTCGTGATGGAAATCTCGGACCATGTGGTGGTGCTCGACTACGGCACGAAGATCGCCGACGGCACCCCCGCGGAGGTGAGGAGCGATCCCCGCGTCATCGCCGCCTATCTGGGCGTCGCCGACGAGGAAGTGGAGAAAGTCGAAGCGGAGATCGGCGCATGA
- a CDS encoding ABC transporter ATP-binding protein: protein MSTAAISPSTALQGGAARQPLLSVRGVKTYYGNIIALKGVDLDVHEGEIVTLIGANGAGKSTLMMTIFGNPRAREGTITFAGRDITRMPTHEIARLSIAQSPEGRRIFPRMTVFENLQMGASMNGLAHFDEDLERVCTLFPRLKERLNQRGGTLSGGEQQMLAIARALMSRPKLLLLDEPSLGLAPLIVKQIFTIIKELNERDGMTVFLVEQNAYHALKLAHRGYVMVTGNITMSGTGRELLENPQVQAAYLEGGHR from the coding sequence ATGAGCACCGCGGCCATCAGCCCGTCGACGGCGCTTCAGGGCGGGGCGGCGCGCCAGCCCCTGCTGAGCGTGCGCGGCGTCAAGACCTATTACGGCAACATCATCGCCCTCAAGGGCGTGGACCTCGACGTGCACGAGGGCGAGATCGTGACCCTCATCGGCGCCAACGGCGCCGGCAAGTCCACGCTGATGATGACCATCTTCGGCAACCCGCGGGCGCGGGAGGGCACGATCACCTTCGCGGGCAGGGACATCACCCGGATGCCCACCCACGAGATCGCCCGCCTCTCCATCGCGCAGAGCCCCGAGGGGCGGCGCATCTTCCCGCGGATGACCGTGTTCGAGAACCTGCAGATGGGCGCCTCCATGAACGGGCTCGCCCATTTCGACGAGGATCTCGAGCGGGTCTGCACCCTGTTCCCGCGCCTCAAGGAGCGCCTGAACCAGCGCGGCGGCACCCTCTCCGGCGGCGAGCAGCAGATGCTCGCCATCGCCCGCGCGCTCATGAGCCGGCCGAAGCTCCTGCTCCTGGACGAGCCCTCCCTCGGGCTCGCCCCGCTGATCGTGAAGCAGATCTTCACGATCATCAAAGAGCTCAACGAGCGGGACGGGATGACCGTCTTCCTCGTGGAGCAGAACGCCTATCACGCGCTCAAGCTCGCTCATCGCGGCTACGTGATGGTGACCGGCAACATCACCATGAGCGGCACCGGCAGGGAGCTGCTCGAGAATCCGCAGGTTCAGGCCGCCTATCTCGAAGGAGGGCACCGCTGA
- a CDS encoding helix-turn-helix domain-containing protein, translating to MDDAPDIHAHLARHLRSLRRGRGLSLDALATRTGVSRSMISLIERGEASPTAVVLNRLAAGLGVSLASLFAEEDTPQASPLVRRAAQRTWRDPDSGYLRRTLSPPGYPSPIELAEVTLPPGARVAYDSGPGAGIGQQVWILEGEVDVATGEDRHRLAAGDCLCMHLDRANVFHNPADRPARYLVALAADPGRARARET from the coding sequence ATGGATGACGCACCCGATATTCATGCCCACTTGGCCCGCCACCTGCGGAGCCTGCGCAGGGGTCGCGGCCTGTCCCTCGATGCGCTCGCCACGAGAACGGGGGTGAGCCGCTCCATGATCTCCCTCATCGAGCGCGGCGAGGCCAGTCCCACAGCCGTGGTCCTCAACCGGCTCGCCGCGGGCCTCGGGGTGAGCCTCGCCTCCCTTTTCGCCGAGGAGGACACGCCGCAGGCGTCTCCCTTGGTCCGCCGTGCCGCGCAGCGGACCTGGCGCGACCCGGACAGCGGCTATCTCCGACGCACCCTGTCCCCGCCGGGATACCCCTCCCCCATCGAGTTGGCCGAAGTGACGCTCCCGCCGGGCGCGCGGGTGGCCTACGATTCCGGCCCGGGCGCGGGCATCGGCCAGCAGGTCTGGATCCTCGAAGGCGAGGTCGACGTCGCCACCGGCGAGGACAGGCATCGCCTCGCGGCGGGCGACTGCCTCTGCATGCACCTGGACCGGGCCAACGTCTTCCACAACCCCGCCGACCGCCCCGCCCGCTACCTGGTGGCCCTGGCCGCCGATCCGGGACGGGCGCGGGCCCGCGAAACCTGA